Proteins encoded in a region of the Streptomyces sp. NBC_00513 genome:
- a CDS encoding ribosome-inactivating family protein, translated as MSFSVESASVDAYRLLALTIRSRAAKAQGFTRRAGHGEGRMQYLPVRIQLRGLFIELYIELRAQNAGLRIVGFRNTYENGQAPPEGYFRHVRDSVAPPGIRRAEALPFGGGCSALERAADVRRTGLTLGRRPMNNAVVWLHRNREPRRTAHGILVLSEMLCEAAGSPVVADEMSRIWMTGGPLSATTRAAA; from the coding sequence GTGTCGTTCTCCGTGGAGAGCGCGTCGGTGGACGCGTACCGCCTCCTCGCTTTGACCATACGATCGAGAGCGGCGAAGGCGCAGGGCTTTACCAGACGGGCGGGTCACGGTGAAGGGAGGATGCAGTACCTCCCCGTACGCATTCAGCTGAGGGGATTGTTCATCGAGCTCTACATCGAGCTCAGGGCGCAGAATGCGGGCCTTCGCATCGTCGGATTCCGTAACACCTACGAGAACGGTCAGGCTCCGCCCGAAGGCTATTTCCGTCATGTGCGGGACTCGGTCGCGCCACCTGGAATCCGCCGAGCGGAGGCCCTGCCGTTCGGCGGAGGGTGTTCCGCCCTGGAGAGGGCGGCGGACGTGAGGCGGACGGGCCTCACCCTGGGGCGACGCCCCATGAACAACGCGGTCGTCTGGCTGCACCGGAACAGGGAGCCGAGGCGCACCGCGCACGGGATCCTCGTGCTTTCGGAAATGCTCTGCGAGGCTGCCGGCTCCCCGGTCGTGGCGGACGAGATGTCACGCATCTGGATGACCGGGGGCCCGCTCTCGGCCACGACGAGGGCGGCCGCGTAA